One genomic segment of Colias croceus chromosome 16, ilColCroc2.1 includes these proteins:
- the LOC123698707 gene encoding acid-sensing ion channel 1C-like: protein MTALLQVLPHYTMIKFKRKISLFKRKRGNYRRKEVFNYIKNGLRNATTHGLSYLVNDRIYLFERIFWLFSFIVALALIFLLLIAQYQRFIEAPTVVSVDMDYFDWNISFPAITLCPLYKVNIPTYKEVIRKNNSPSDLASEGYLWAIIHTNIQSLEYVKMDVADEVVTVYKPEEYAELSAAVFRSFEFNTIEAMVTKINHPVTITSAMTEMGMCHVLNSNIAVYDQPSYSTLKIVWKSSSPKYVKNNIELSIYDRDFFLEITNYAKVYKVYIHGPDEVITGTTSSFTFDVEGCMSFGLTVWTTRISDELRDMPLRIRKCRFIDEPISERYPIYSYSHCLLECRIMLVNRLCGCVPHFYKTLPHERICHIRELKCVLHYLKDIVTLAPAEAPLELRNTQGLPTSSRDCGCLSTCELDQYHKDREDYMSQDSYVLEIRITSFPKVRVIRDIIFNFYDIFLKTGGVINLCIGCSIISLIECLVIFLKICIYVLK from the exons atgacAGCCCTATTACAAGTTTTACCCCATT ATACAATGATCAAATTTAAGAGAAAGATATCTTTGTTTAAGAGAAAGCGCGGCAATTACAGAAGAAAGGAGGTGTTTAATTACATAAAGAATGGATTACGAAACGCTACGACTCACGGCCTATCTTACTTAGTTAATGATCGCATTTATCTGTTTGAGAG AATTTTTTGGCTGTTTAGTTTTATTGTGGCGTTAgcgttaatatttttacttcttATAGCTCAGTATCAACGATTTATC GAAGCTCCTACAGTAGTGAGTGTTGACATGGACTACTTTGATTGGAATATTTCTTTCCCGGCCATTACTTTATGTCCACTATACAAAGTGAATATTCCTACATATAAAGAAGTTATCAG AAAAAACAATAGCCCTTCAGATCTGGCTTCGGAAGGATATTTATGGGCCATAATACACACTAATATACAAAGCTTGGAATATGTCAAAATGGACGTGGCTGATGAAGTTGTTAcg gttTATAAACCTGAGGAATACGCAGAGTTATCAGCAGCTGTCTTTAGGAGTTTTGAATTTAATACAATAGAGGCAAtggttacaaaaataaatcaccCTGTAACGATAACGTCGGCCATGACAGAAATGGGAATGTGCCATGTTCTTAATTCAAATATTGCCGTTTACGATCAACCAAG CTATTCCACCCTCAAGAT agTATGGAAATCCAGCTCTCCGAAATACGTCAAAAACAACATTGAACTTTCCATTTACGACCGGGATTTTTTTCTAGAGATTACTAATTATGCTAAAGTTTATAAA GTTTATATTCACGGCCCCGATGAAGTTATCACGGGCACAACATCATCTTTCACTTTCGATGTGGAAGGCTGTATGTCTTTCGGTCTCACTGTCTGGACTACCAGAATATCGGATGAACTACGAGATATGCCATTACGGATAAGAAAATGCAG ATTTATCGACGAACCAATTAGCGAAAGATACCCAATATATTCGTATAGTCATTGTCTCTTAGAATGCAGAATTATGCTAGTCAATAGATTGTGCGGTTGCGTTCCACATTTTTACAAAACTTTAC cTCATGAAAGAATTTGTCATATACGGGAACTAAAATGCGTGCTCCATTATCTTAAGGATATTGTAACATTAGCACCTGCCGAAGCTCCGTTAGAGCTACGTAACACTCAGGGTTTGCCAACTAGCTCACGAGACTGCGGTTGTCTTAGCACTTGTGAATTAGATCAGTATCACAAAGACCGAGAAGATTATATGTCTCAAGACTCTTATGTATTAGAAATAAGAATCACTTCATTTCCAAAGGTCCGAGTCATCAGGGATATCATCTTTAATTTTTACGATATTTTCT tgaaAACAGGTGGCGTCATAAACTTATGTATCGGATGTTCAATAATATCATTGATAGAATGTCTTGTTATATTTCTCaagatttgtatttatgttttaaaatag